From the genome of Trichocoleus desertorum ATA4-8-CV12:
AATAGGAAACAAGACCGGGATGCCACCCCGCACAGTCAGTTCAGGATTGGCGAATCGTTCAGTATCGAGATACAGCAGCTCTTGACCTTGCACCCGCCAACTGGTAACAATGCCACCCCGCTCAGGCACAACTTCTAAGTGAGAGTTGGTGGCTTGGTCAGAGAGTAGATAGGTTTTGTATTGCCGCTGCTCAGTTGCGATCGCAAACACAGTGATTAACTCCTTAAATTTTGAATCACACCTGGCTCAGCTCTTGAGAACTTCTACGGCAATTCTGTCACTGGAGACGTTACAGGTGCATCTAGCAAGAGCTGGCTACTAGGCATTGGAACTGGAGCTGGAATTGTCGCGGATGGGGTGAGGGTTGTAGAAGCTTCATGCTCTAGAAGGGCAATGCGCTCTCGTAGAGACTGTTTCGGACGCGGCGGCTGTTCGGGTGGAGGCACAGTGGGTACAGGGTCAGGTGAGGAATTCCCTTGCTGTAAATCCGGATCTGTAGCGGGTGCAGTCGGGACTGTCTCGGCAGGATTAGTGATGAAAGGCTCTAAGCGATCGCTCGGTGCGGTTGTTGGTATTTCCAATGGCTGTGATTCCACCTCAGTCGAATCATCAGCGGGATTTTCTGGAGAGGTGGTAAAAGGCTTCAGGTTATTGCTAGGGGGAGCTGATGGCCCAGGGGATGGCTCAGAATTTGAAGGCGGATAGGTATTCTCTATAGGTGTGTCCGCCGGAGCCGTAAAAGGCTCTAAATTGTCGCTAGGGCTAGGACTAGAAGGTGACTCATTGAGTGGTCTAGAAGGATCGTCATTAAAGGGTGATGAATCGGAAGGTTCAGAAGTGTCTTGAGGTGCAGTAAAAGGTTCTCCGGTAGGTTGCGAGTTGAGAGGGGCGCTGGGGTCTGGAGCAGCGTCATTGGGAGTAAGCTCATCAGGTAGCTCTGCTGGGTCTGGTGTTAGGGGTTGCCAATAGTCATCCGGTTCTTGACGATGGGGGTAAGTGTAACCACTTTCAGGCTCTGTGGTTGTCTCCGAGTTTGTGTCTCTGTTTGTCTCTGTGTTTGTCTCTGAGGGCTCATCATTGAACGATGGATTTGAGCGATTTAACTCAGAATCGATCGGCTCAGTTGTGTCGTTAAATGAACCATCCCCAGGATCATCCCCAGAATCAAACGATGGTGCAGTTGTCGGTTGTGAGAAGGGCTCAGTTGTCGGTTCCGAGAAAGGTGTGTTTGTCGGTTGTGAGAAAGAGTCAACCGGAGGCTGAGACGGTAGAGGCTGCCAGTTGTCTGTAGGCTCTGAGTTGGGGAAGTCAGGAGAGTTGTAACTGGGTGCAATATCGGGCGCGGTATCAGGCGGGAAGGCAGGTTGCGAATTCAGCGGTGTAGAAGTGTCGCTGGGGAACTCAGGGGGCAGATCATTAGGGGCTGCGTCTGGAGCAGTGATAAAAGAGTCCGGAGATGTGGTCTGAGGTGCGGTTAGAGGCGATGGAGCCACATTGGTTGCATCAGGACTAGGCAATGGCTCGCTGAAAACCTCGGATTCACCTGGAGCAACTACTTTAGAAGTTTGAGCATCGAGAATGACCGTAGATGGCATGGGTTGATCAAAGAGGCTCGATCGCTCGCGAAGTTGATTCAAGATTTGTTCACCGCGATCGCCTGACACAATCCGGGGTTGATATTGCGTCACCTCGACAGGCAAAAACTCCACCTTCATTTGCTTGTCACGCAAGGCAACTTTTAGTACAGCCGTATCGTAATCGCTGCGAGAATTACCGCCAAAAATGAAGTTACCGAGAGAGTAGGCGATCGGGCGTCCTTTATAAATTTCTGCCCCTTGGAGGACATGAGGATGGTGCCCCACTACCAAATCGGCTCCTACATCAATCGTGTGGTGGGCTAACTGAATCTGCAAATCTGCCGGATATTCAGCCAATTCCTCGCCCCAGTGGTAATTCACCACGATCCAGTCCACTTGCTTACGGATTGCTCGAATATCCTCAGCAATTCGGTCTTTACGGGTAGAATTGGTGCCCGCAGTGGTCATGTCTGCGGCATGGAGATCCGCGTCGTAGTAACCCAGATAAGCAATCCGCTGTCCCTTAACTTCTAGAATTTCTGGGCGACGAGCTTCTTTAATATCTCGGCCAGCTCCAATGTGATGAATCCCCGCTTGATCTAGCGTCTCCAACGTTTCCATGAGCCCAGACGCTTCGTAATCCATCGCATGATTGTTGGCTAGCGTCACAATATCAACGCCGCCATTGCTCAACACTTCGACTGATTCAGGATCAGCTTTAAAGTTAAATTGCTTATCTGGTAGCGGGGTGGTAGCGTCAGTCAAAGGATTTTCGAGATTTACCATCGCCACATCCGCTTGGCGATATTCCTTCATATCAGCAAAGGCCCAGTTGTAGTCTTCGCCGACTAAATCCTCAAAGGCGTCGGACAGGGTGACATCACCACCAAACATCAAAGTAACGGCTGGATCGGAGGGGTTGAGTAAGTTTTGGTGCTTCACGACTGGAACTGTTTCCAATGCGGCACGGATCGTATTGGATCGCTTGGATGCAGCAGTGGTGAGGGTAGATTCTGGCCTTTGTCCGTTGGCAGAGGCGATCGTGGGTGTGGTAGGCGTTTCGTTGTAGCTGAGCAGGCAACCTAAGACAAAAGCTGCCACGGCAGAACCACTGAGGAGGAGGGAGCGGGCTAGCTTGAGGTAGACACGCTGGTCTAGGAGTTGTTTGACTGAATGTGTTTTAGCCACGGCTGAGGCGCGGTTGGATGGGGAGTGCGATCGCTTTTGGCGTCTAGCGGTATGGACTAAACGAACCGACTGTTGCCACAAAACCTGGCTCTCATCAGTAAAGCGGGCAGCAATTTGTACCCCTTCAATGAAAGCTAGGTTGAGCTTGCAGAGGCGATGGCAAATGAAGCGGACTAAGCGCTCGCGCTCTGGGATGCGATCGAACTCCACCGTAATATGCAGGCAATTGGAACGAAGGGGTCGAATTGAGGCGTAGATCCCTTGAGGTGCTAAGTAGCTATTCAGCCAATAGGCGATCGCTCGGACGTTTCCTTCTCGTGCTAACTCCAGCACAGAAGGTTGATAGACACGATTAGAATAAGCCATCCTCTTCACTCCTCAACATCAACTGCCGCCGTTCTTCCAGTTGCACCTACAAATTGGCAGATGATTGACCCTATCTTATCGGCATTAAATCACTAATTACCCAGGCGGGAAACCTATTTACGGCTTTAATGCAGAATAATTAGCCTTGCTGGAACCGTAGTTCACGCTATTTTGACTTCGTGGATGCAGGCATTAGTCTTCTTAATTGATACTAATTGTCAGTGATACTAATCACAAGCTTATGGCGTTTAGAGTCACAGGTTTTAGTCGATCTCAATCAACTGCTAGAACTCAAAAATATTTGATAGTAAGGGTGGCAGTACAAAAGTCAGGATAATTCGTAGCTATGATCCATACGCTCGTACAATCTGCTTTCCAAACAGGCTGTCTCAGCGTGGAATCTGAGGGGTTAATTCGCCAAGTATTAGCGATTAGGGGCTATAAAGCTGCTGATTTAGAGGTGCTAGAAAAGCTATATAGCGCTGTTCATTCGGGGGCAATTAAGCGGGAAGCGGCTGGAGCGATGGAAATGCCTTTGCAACCTCTCGGTTCTGGGGCAAGAGGGAGATAGCTCTCGGTTGAAGCAAGAACTAGGGGGGTAGAAAGTTGCACTTAGCCCTGGCGACGGTGGTGAAGAATGCTTTAGCTTAACAAGTCTTAAACCCTGAGCTTTTAGAACCCAATTATTATTTGACGACTAAGAGATTTTAATTCAAATCAAATCAGATTTTTATCGGCTCTTGGCCAAAAGTTTCCTTCCTAACGACCTATCAGATTTTAAGCTCCTAATTTAGGGGCTTATTTTTTTAGTTACGGGTTTTGGATTTCTGCTGCTTCTGTTCCCAAGCTCGAAGAATATGAGCCATTGTCACCTTAATCTCCAATGACTCTGCGGCTGCATAGAAGGTTGCGGCTTGGGCGATCGCTCGGATTTCACCCCCGCTCAGAGGTAGCTTGTGAGCCAGAAACTCCCAATCGATACTAGAGTCTAAGCTAATTGTGGCTGGAAAGACTTGGTGCCACAACTTCAAGCGATCGCCCGGAATGGGCAGCAGAAATTCCAAAATGTGGTCAATTTCCTGTCGCCAATGCCAACGAACCGATTGCAACATCGGCACACTGAATAAAGTGATCCCTCGTTGTTGCTGACGCTGGTGAATCAGTTGGTGAAGGTCGGCGCTCCCTAATGGAGCAGAGCGTCCCAGCCAAAGCTGCGCTGACTTAACCAGCAATACAGTGGGGCTATGTTCGTGAATCTCCTGAAGCAACCCTGGAAATTCTGTGGGCGGAACCAAGGCTAGATCAGTCCAGAATAGGGAAGTTTGTAGTTGTTGAGCGATCGCTGCTGCTGCCATTGTTTTGCCTGTACCCGCTGCTCCTACCAAAATTGCCACGGTTCCAGGTAGCGGTGGCATGGTAGAGGCATCAGGCTGTAACTTGCTCCAAACTGCCTGTACCTCAGACCACAGTTCTACCCGTCGTCCCAAATGCTGCAAGGTCTCCAGGAGTGCTGGCGGCAAAATCAGTTGCGTCCAATCAGGTGTGGTTTTTGCTTCATGGAGGTGGCAAGGCAATAGAGAGTGGCTATGAGCAATTGGGGGTAGCTTAGGAAGCTGAGGAGGTTGAAGTAAAATCTCTAAAGTTTGCGGTTGGGGCTGCTCAGCCAACAGATAATTCACCAAGCTGTCACTTAACTTCAGCCGACGAGTCAGCAAAGTTTCGTCGCCACAAGCCACAATTTGCAACAAACCCTGCTGAATTAAGCCAGAGTGGGTAGTTAGATACGCTCGCCCTACTTGCCATTCCTGGTCATTGCGGCACAGTAATCGCAACACCAAATCAACGGTAGGTAGGTCAGGGCAACCACAGCTACTAGAAACCTGAACTGACACTCGCGCTGCTGAGCTGGACTCTTGGTGTAAATAGCTGTAGAGCTTGGCGTAGCGACGATTAATTTCTGGAGCCAAGCTAAACAGCACTAGGTTCTTTTCGAAGGCAGTGAGTTTGAGGCGATCGCGCAACTGAGGTAAACCCAACGCGACACCCTGCTGAGAACTAGCTTGAATTCGAGCTTCTATCTGCTGTTGGTAGCCAGGTGCAGGACTACTACGATGGGTAGGGCGTGGGCGAATTTCGTCATGACCAGCCGTACCCTCTAAGGTCACTAAGCCTTTCCACCAGTGACTTGTAACTCGGTCAGCCCGCGACTGCGCCACTCGATCTACCGTTTTTTGTTCTTGACGTTGCCGAGCGATCGCCACACTCAGGATGCGATCGAGCCAAGTCAGTTCTGCTTTCAGGTAGGCCCAGTTATTCTGAAACCGTTCCACTGGATCACTCATGAGTCATGACCCGGATGAATTCGAGGGGTAAGCCATCCGCATCGGCAATGAAAGCAACCTCATAGACGCGATCGCCAATCATTTGTTGGTTTGGTTCTAGCAGCACCTTGAGGGGTGAAATTTGCTCTGGCTGAGTCTCCGCTGCCGCCAAAAATTTTGCTTGTAAATTCTCCAGCCACTCTGGCAAATCTACAGTGGTACTGGTGAGGTCAAAGGAGAGGTGATAGTACCCGGTGTAGTGCTCGTCGTTAAAAGCATCAGCCACTGGACGCGGTTGCGGAATTTGGATCAATTCAATCCGTCCGTTCAAGCCTTCCATCCAGCAAGCCAAGGTGTAGCCTGTGGTGAATCGTTCGTTAACGACAAACCCTAATTGCTCGTAAAACGCGATCGCCCGATGGATATTGGCAGTCCGAATAGATGCGTGATGCATAGGTGATGAAGCTAAACGCGTCAGGCCGTTAGCTAACGGATGGCTCACGGCTCAGGATGGATTACTCAAACAAACGGAAATAGGGATAACGAACCGGAGCACCTGGCTCTTTTTCTAAATCGAAATTAATCACATCCCAGCAAGGGTCTTCTTCTGGGCTAGGACTAAACTCTACGGGCAGACCGTAAAGCCGAGGTTTGGCTGAATCTGTCTGACCCCGCCAGGGAGTGCTGCGTTCTAAATAAGCGCTAATTAAATCTTTATAGCGTTGGGCAATGATGACGCGAGTCGCCCGATAGCCTTGAGTGTAAAGCCGATCTAACGCTTCGTGGATTTCAAAGCGAATGCCGTCTGGATGCGTGTGCTGACGATACCATTCGTTGTTCCACTGCCTCCAGTGACGTCCTGACTGCAAGTGAACCAGTTCGCCTGTTTGGGGATCTGATTCAAAGGCACCGTGCCGCTGACACAAATAAGTATCTGTCAGGGTTAGGGCCGGAATGGTTTGACGGCAGTGCGGGCACTGAATCTCCGGACCAAAAATTGGATACTGTAAGCCATGAGTCATCATGAAGTGCGGATCTGCATGGTATTTCTGCGTCAGTGCCAGTTTTATTTATTATAACTAGGGAAGTTCTGCCCTAGATGTCAATTCTACGGGCATTCTGCTGATACTCTGGGCACAATTTTGAGTGATTTCAACCCATCTTCTCTAATTTCAGCCTCTTATTGGCCTACACCGGATCTCTCTCAAGCTGCCTTTATAGCTCCGGGCGCGACGGTCATGGGTAATGTAGCGATCGCTTCTGGGGCCAGCATTTGGTTCGGTGCTGTCGTACGAGCTGATGTCGAGCGGATTGAAATTGGCATCTGTACCAATGTTCAAGATGGCGCTATTTTGCATGGTGATCCTGGCAAGCCCACGATCTTGGAGGACTACGTGACCATTGGGCATCGCGCCGTCATTCACAGTGCTCATATTGAGCCAGGTTGCTTAATTGGGATTGGGGCGATCGTGCTGGATGGGGTGCGCGTGGGGGCAGGCAGCATTGTGGGGGCAGGTTCGGTCGTGACCAAAGATGTACCCCCGCGATCGCTCGTGGTGGGGGTTCCCGCTAAGCGACTGCGCGAACTTGCAGATGAAGAAGTGGCTGACTTAATCGAACATGCCCGTCGTTACGAAAGATTGGCCCTGGTTCACGCAGGCAAAGGCACTGATATTGGCTTTACCCAAGCACCCGCTTAGTCTGTTTTCTAGGGCGCTTCTTGTGGGTGATCTGCGATCGCAGAGAGTGAGGCAAAAGTCTGAGAAATTGCGATCGCTGTGAAAAAGCGCCCGTTTGGATAAATAATACAATTATGAGAGCTATTCAAAAATCTTTAATCTCTGGTTAGAAGAGGAGATCGGGATATGGACTTGGATTTTCGTGTGGTGGTAGTTTTGCTGCCCGTTATTGTGGCTGGAAGCTGGGCAGCGTTCAACATTGCCAAAGCTGCCTTGGCTCAAATTCAGGGCTTTCTGGCTAAGTAACCACAAAGTAGCACTGAATTATTTCAGTTCACGTTATGCAACAAACGACTGTCATCCTTTATGGAACTACAGTCGTTTTTGTTTTAGCGCTATGGGTGAGAGCAATTCGAGCGCTGGAGTTTTGTAGTGCTGTGGCTTTAATCAGGTTTTTGCTCGGCTGTTTCGGACCATGCCAGCGGGTTGAAGGAAGTGTCGTAGTCGTAGACATCAATGTGCTCGGTCTGCTTGAGGAAGTTCACCACTATGTAGGTTAAAGGGGTCGCGATCGCCTCGTAAACAGTTTTCAGCAGCCATTGTGTTGCGATCGTCGAAACCATTGCTGCTGGCGCGATCGTGCCGAGAAAGGCCACAGTGACGAAAATTAGCGAATCCAACCCCTGCCCTACAATCGTGGAACCAATGGTTCGCATCCAAAGCCACCGTCCCTGCGTGGCAACTTTCATCTTGGCTAACACGAAAGAATTGACAAATTCCCCTACCAGATAGGCTAGAAACGAAGCCAGCAGTAATCGAGGTGTATTTCCCAGAATCCGCTCATATGAAGCTTGTCCATCCCAAAACGAGGCGGGTGGTAATTGTTGGCCGAGCCAAATGGCAAGCACGGCAATTAAGTTGCACAGAAACCCCAACCAGATTGCTAGACGTGCCTGCCGATATCCATACACTTCAGTGAGCACATCCCCGCAGATATAGCTAATCGGAAAAATCACGATCGCAGCAGTCACAACCTGGCCTTGCAGGCTCACTAGCTTAGTGGCGATAATGTTTGACACAATCAAGCAGGTCACGAATAGAACCACCACGAGCAAAAACCACCCCGAGTAACGCTCTGGTGGAGTAGGAGATGCGGAAGAGAAGTTGCGAGAACGCTTCGGCATAAGGCTAGTGCGAGGGTTTCACCTAAATATAATTGTTCGGTGAGTTGTGCGGTGACGACTCTCAGCGCCAACTGCAAGCAGTCTAGCGGGAGCTTCTAACCTCACAAGTCCTCCTGGGAAGGTTGGAAGCCCTGCATCTTTAGAGCAGGGAGGAAAACCGACTCAAGCGGCTTCAGCCGCCTTATTAATACGGATGCCTTCATGGATTCACCTGTGAGATAATTATGGAATGAAACAAACTCTGACATTGGCTTGCAAGCTTCAACCCACTCCTGAACAAAGCGCTAAAATCGACGCATTGTTGAAGGCGTTTGCTGACGCTTGCAATTTTGCAAATCAGACCGTCAAGCCATCCGTAACCAGCAAGACCACGATTCAAAATCTGGTTTATCAGCAGTTGCGAGAACAGTTTGGGTTGAGTGCAAATCAAGCTGTTAGAGTCTGTGCCAGGGTTGGAGCAAACCGTAAAACCGCAAAACTGAAAGACAGGCCAGTAAAAGCATTCAAGCCAACATCGGCTGATTACGATGCGCGGATCTTTGCTTTCAGAGAAAAGGATTGGACGGTTAGCCTGACGCTTTTGGATGGAAGAGAGCATATCAAACTGGATGTTGGCAATTACCAGCAAGGCAAATTGAAGGGACGTAAACCCACTTCTGCCCAACTGTGCAAACATCGTGATGGCTTCCATTACATCCACATTCAACTGACTGACGAGGCTCCTGAACCTATCAAGTCTGACAAGGTGATTGGTGTCGATTTTGGTAGACGCGAAATTGCTAAAACCAGCACCGACAGGGGTTGGGATGCCAAACAGTTGAATGGTATTCGGGATAGGTTTTCTAAAGTTAGAACGTCTCTCCAGATCAAAGCCTCGAAAGGCACAAGATCTACTCGCAGACGAGCGAGGAGTATCTTGAAACGGCTGTCGGGCAGAGAGGGACGTTTTCAGCAATGGCTGAACCATTCCATCAGTGCATCCATCATCCGTGAGGCAAAGCAGCTTAACGCCATCATCGCCATTGAGGATTTGACAGGCATTCGAGACAGAACGAACCAGCAACCCAGAAACAAAACCGAAAGGCGGCGTTCTAACAGTTGGGCATTCTATCAACTGCGTCAATTCCTTGAATACAAAGGCATCAAAGAAGGTGTGAAAGTTGTTTTGGTCAATCCTGCCTACACGAGTCAGACCTGCAACCAGTGTTTGCACATTGGCTTGAGGACTGACAAAAAATTCAAGTGTGGGAATTGTGGATGGCATGGTGACGCTGACTTGAATGGGGCCAAAAATATTGCTGCTTTGGGGCTGTCGGTAACGCAGCCTAGAGGTTCGGAATTGTTTTGTTCGCTTGAGCGGGCAGTCTCAGGGCTACTGAAAGCCCCGTCGCTTTAGCGCGGGGAAGTTTACAGGTCTGGTATTCCAGTAACCTCCTCAGCCAGCAACGACCCGTCCAGACCGTTGTTTTGAACAAGTACAAATCAGTGATTAGCATGTTTAACCTATTACGCACAAAGTTTTACCCAAGCCACGATTCAGGCTTGGAACCCCCTACTTTATTTCAAGGTTCAGTGATTGGGCAGTGCGAATTACCGCTACTCTGCCTGAGCCAATTATACCTCGAATCCTTGCCATCAAAGGGTTTGAGAGTTTGAAGGTTTTGCAAAGATTGGCAATTTCGGAGGCGTCGTTCGCGCAGCGTTGCCGAAGGCAATACCTCGCTCAATTGCCGCCCCTATCCCCCTCACCGCCAAGCTTCGCTGTGGCGGGAGTCCCCCGGAGGTAAAGATGGATTTGAAAGAGAAAGCGAGCGATGTGGTTCTACCTGAGGACAATCAGCAGACGCTAAACGTGGATGCTCTGCTCAACCGCTTTGGTAGTTTTGGGGTGCATTTGGGCTTAGAGAGAATCCATCGGCTTTTGGCAAACTTGGGTAATCCACATCAGCAAGTCCCCATCCTTCATGTGGCGGGATCGAATGGGAAAGGTTCTGTTTGTGCTTATATGTCGGCTGTGCTTGCAGAAGCTGGGTATCGGGTGGGTCGCTATACCTCGCCACACTTGGTAGATTGGGCCGAGCGAATTTGCCTGAATGAGCAACCCATTTCACCAGAAGCCTTTGCACAAGTTTTGCAGCAAGTAGAAGCCGCGATCGCCCCTGACCAGCCTTCGCCAACGCAGTTTGAAGTGATCACTGCGGCCATGTGGCTCTATTTCGCTCAGCAGCAAGTGGATATTGCCGTCGTTGAGGTGGGCTTAGGGGGGCGCTTGGATGCCACCAATGTTTGCGATCGCCCCTTAGTCAGCGTCATTACTTCTATCAGCCGGGAACATTGGCAACGCCTTGGCCCTACTCTCGCAGACATCGCCGGAGAAAAAGCTGGCATTCTCAAGCCCAACTGTCCTGCTGTCGTTGGCCCCTTGCCCCCAGACGCCCAAGCGGTTGTCGAAAAACGGATTGCAGAGCTGAACTGTCCTGCTGTTTGGCCGCAACCCGCGATCGAAATTCAACCCGGTTGGGCCGCAGTTGCCACTATTGCGAACTTATTCAGCTCAAAATCCAAAATCCAAAATCCAAAATCCAAAATCGAATATCCGTTGCCGCTTCCAGGCGCAGTGCAGTTGAGTAACTCCGCTTTGGCGATCGCCACATTACAAATCTTGCAGCAGCAGGGTTGGGAGATTCCCGATGAAGCCATTATTAGTGGCATTGCTAAAACGAAATGGCCCGGACGGCTCCAGTGGCTAACTTGGCGAGGGCACCGTTTGCTAGTCGATGGTGCCCACAATCCGGCGGGAGCTGAGGCGTTGCGGCAATATGTCGATCGGCATGGCGATCAACTTGGACAGGTATACGGCGATCGTTCCATTGTTTGGGTGGTAGGCATGATCGGCACCAAAGATCATGAAGAGGTGCTGCAAGCCTTATTGCGCCCTAACGATCAATTGCATCTAGTGCCCGTCCCAGATCATGAGCCTGTGGATCTCGACCAGTTAACTGATTTAGCACAGCGGATTTGTCCCCAATTAGTGGCTTGTGAAACTTATCCAGATCTAGAGTTGGGGCTACAAGCCGCGACCCAAAACGCCAAAGGGGCAGGCGATCAACCTACCCCTGGTGCTTTAGTTGTATTGGCTGGTTCGCTTTACTTGCTAGGTGACTTCTTTAAGCGATTCCAGCAGGATTTGGGTGCTGTTTAAGCTCCTCTACGTTGGTTCCACTCTTTTTCGGCATCCGCGATCGCTTGATCCACCGTTTTCTCACCCAGCATGGCAGCTTGCAGATTGTCGTAAATGGTTTTTTGCAGTTGCTTTACGTCCTTCATAGCGGGGACTAGTACTTCGGCATCTTTCATCTGCCCTGCACTAATAGAGCGAGCCTTGTCTACCGGAGTGGCGTTGGTAGGCAGGGTTTTGAAGTAGCTATCTTCAAGCGCTTGTACAGTCGAGGGCAGCACATTTGCTTCTTTAGCAAAGGTAAGTTGGTTGTCATTGTTGGTGACGTACAAAGCAAACTTTACGGCTGCATCAGGATGCTTGGTGTCGCGAGGAACGACTAGATTCATCACCGCCACATTTTTCTTGCCTGTGTCTCCGGTGATTTGCGGGGCAGAAGCAGAGGCTTGAGCCACAGCAGGAGCATTTTTCGCGATCGTGTTGAGGAATTCTGCGCCAGAGGCCAGGATCGCAGTCTCGCCTTGCTGATACAGGTCAATGGCGTGGCGGTGTCCTTGCGTCAGCACTTCGCGGGGTAAAGCGCCGTTTTTATATAGATCCACCCAATATTGAAAGGCAGCTTTGCCTTGGGGGGTATTAAAAGCAGCTTTGCCTTGTTCATCGACTAACTGAACACCCATCTGCACAAAAGATTCCATCACCTCGCCAGAGTCTTCCGGGACTACCGTGGCAAAGAAGGCGTACTTACCCGTTTTGTCTTTAATTTGTTTAGCGACTGTGGCTAGTTCAGCGTAGGTGGTTGGTGGTTGGCTGATTCCTGCTTGTTTCAACAAGTCAGTGTTGTAAATCGCCACTCGCGTTGTCAGATACCAAGGAATGCCAAAGCTTTGATTACTCAGTGTGCTAGCTTTCCAAATATTAGGAAGATATTGCTGGCGCACCTCAGCGGGAATTTTTTCATCCAAGTTTAACCAGGCATTGCGAGCGGCAAGCTGAGAGGCAAAACCTGGATTGAGGTTGACCACATCGGGGGCAGTCTTGGCTGAAACGGCAGTGAGAATTTTGCTCTCCATCGCTGCCCAGGGCACATCTACCCAACGCACCTTTATGTCAGGATTTTCGGTTTCAAACTTACCAATTAGTTGGTTGAAATAGTCGGTGAATTG
Proteins encoded in this window:
- a CDS encoding CapA family protein — protein: MAYSNRVYQPSVLELAREGNVRAIAYWLNSYLAPQGIYASIRPLRSNCLHITVEFDRIPERERLVRFICHRLCKLNLAFIEGVQIAARFTDESQVLWQQSVRLVHTARRQKRSHSPSNRASAVAKTHSVKQLLDQRVYLKLARSLLLSGSAVAAFVLGCLLSYNETPTTPTIASANGQRPESTLTTAASKRSNTIRAALETVPVVKHQNLLNPSDPAVTLMFGGDVTLSDAFEDLVGEDYNWAFADMKEYRQADVAMVNLENPLTDATTPLPDKQFNFKADPESVEVLSNGGVDIVTLANNHAMDYEASGLMETLETLDQAGIHHIGAGRDIKEARRPEILEVKGQRIAYLGYYDADLHAADMTTAGTNSTRKDRIAEDIRAIRKQVDWIVVNYHWGEELAEYPADLQIQLAHHTIDVGADLVVGHHPHVLQGAEIYKGRPIAYSLGNFIFGGNSRSDYDTAVLKVALRDKQMKVEFLPVEVTQYQPRIVSGDRGEQILNQLRERSSLFDQPMPSTVILDAQTSKVVAPGESEVFSEPLPSPDATNVAPSPLTAPQTTSPDSFITAPDAAPNDLPPEFPSDTSTPLNSQPAFPPDTAPDIAPSYNSPDFPNSEPTDNWQPLPSQPPVDSFSQPTNTPFSEPTTEPFSQPTTAPSFDSGDDPGDGSFNDTTEPIDSELNRSNPSFNDEPSETNTETNRDTNSETTTEPESGYTYPHRQEPDDYWQPLTPDPAELPDELTPNDAAPDPSAPLNSQPTGEPFTAPQDTSEPSDSSPFNDDPSRPLNESPSSPSPSDNLEPFTAPADTPIENTYPPSNSEPSPGPSAPPSNNLKPFTTSPENPADDSTEVESQPLEIPTTAPSDRLEPFITNPAETVPTAPATDPDLQQGNSSPDPVPTVPPPEQPPRPKQSLRERIALLEHEASTTLTPSATIPAPVPMPSSQLLLDAPVTSPVTELP
- a CDS encoding VOC family protein; translated protein: MHHASIRTANIHRAIAFYEQLGFVVNERFTTGYTLACWMEGLNGRIELIQIPQPRPVADAFNDEHYTGYYHLSFDLTSTTVDLPEWLENLQAKFLAAAETQPEQISPLKVLLEPNQQMIGDRVYEVAFIADADGLPLEFIRVMTHE
- a CDS encoding TIGR02652 family protein, whose translation is MMTHGLQYPIFGPEIQCPHCRQTIPALTLTDTYLCQRHGAFESDPQTGELVHLQSGRHWRQWNNEWYRQHTHPDGIRFEIHEALDRLYTQGYRATRVIIAQRYKDLISAYLERSTPWRGQTDSAKPRLYGLPVEFSPSPEEDPCWDVINFDLEKEPGAPVRYPYFRLFE
- a CDS encoding gamma carbonic anhydrase family protein, with amino-acid sequence MGNVAIASGASIWFGAVVRADVERIEIGICTNVQDGAILHGDPGKPTILEDYVTIGHRAVIHSAHIEPGCLIGIGAIVLDGVRVGAGSIVGAGSVVTKDVPPRSLVVGVPAKRLRELADEEVADLIEHARRYERLALVHAGKGTDIGFTQAPA
- a CDS encoding photosystem II protein Y, with the translated sequence MDFRVVVVLLPVIVAGSWAAFNIAKAALAQIQGFLAK
- a CDS encoding queuosine precursor transporter translates to MPKRSRNFSSASPTPPERYSGWFLLVVVLFVTCLIVSNIIATKLVSLQGQVVTAAIVIFPISYICGDVLTEVYGYRQARLAIWLGFLCNLIAVLAIWLGQQLPPASFWDGQASYERILGNTPRLLLASFLAYLVGEFVNSFVLAKMKVATQGRWLWMRTIGSTIVGQGLDSLIFVTVAFLGTIAPAAMVSTIATQWLLKTVYEAIATPLTYIVVNFLKQTEHIDVYDYDTSFNPLAWSETAEQKPD
- a CDS encoding transposase, translated to MKQTLTLACKLQPTPEQSAKIDALLKAFADACNFANQTVKPSVTSKTTIQNLVYQQLREQFGLSANQAVRVCARVGANRKTAKLKDRPVKAFKPTSADYDARIFAFREKDWTVSLTLLDGREHIKLDVGNYQQGKLKGRKPTSAQLCKHRDGFHYIHIQLTDEAPEPIKSDKVIGVDFGRREIAKTSTDRGWDAKQLNGIRDRFSKVRTSLQIKASKGTRSTRRRARSILKRLSGREGRFQQWLNHSISASIIREAKQLNAIIAIEDLTGIRDRTNQQPRNKTERRRSNSWAFYQLRQFLEYKGIKEGVKVVLVNPAYTSQTCNQCLHIGLRTDKKFKCGNCGWHGDADLNGAKNIAALGLSVTQPRGSELFCSLERAVSGLLKAPSL
- a CDS encoding bifunctional folylpolyglutamate synthase/dihydrofolate synthase, whose protein sequence is MDLKEKASDVVLPEDNQQTLNVDALLNRFGSFGVHLGLERIHRLLANLGNPHQQVPILHVAGSNGKGSVCAYMSAVLAEAGYRVGRYTSPHLVDWAERICLNEQPISPEAFAQVLQQVEAAIAPDQPSPTQFEVITAAMWLYFAQQQVDIAVVEVGLGGRLDATNVCDRPLVSVITSISREHWQRLGPTLADIAGEKAGILKPNCPAVVGPLPPDAQAVVEKRIAELNCPAVWPQPAIEIQPGWAAVATIANLFSSKSKIQNPKSKIEYPLPLPGAVQLSNSALAIATLQILQQQGWEIPDEAIISGIAKTKWPGRLQWLTWRGHRLLVDGAHNPAGAEALRQYVDRHGDQLGQVYGDRSIVWVVGMIGTKDHEEVLQALLRPNDQLHLVPVPDHEPVDLDQLTDLAQRICPQLVACETYPDLELGLQAATQNAKGAGDQPTPGALVVLAGSLYLLGDFFKRFQQDLGAV